In Candidatus Cetobacterium colombiensis, one genomic interval encodes:
- the ftsH gene encoding ATP-dependent zinc metalloprotease FtsH, translating into MKNRKDNEKMALYNFIEQDPKKDESDDDEAEKNNDRKTQEDKEKEELEERKRKIKEKLKEGIDKGKQDKDSNDSRELGGKFNLKGFVMLLFIVTIILSLPTMFSKSDSTNVKTISYTDFLQDIKDNKLVRVDEREGYIYGYTSDKDTSAVKARMITDRLGGDLQLVDLIENKNIQIESLPPQELPFLLNMLASWFPMILLIGIWIFMLNKMNKGSGGGPQVFNMGKSKAKENGENVSQVTFADVAGIDEAKVELEEIVQFLKEPEKFKNLGAKIPKGVLLLGSPGTGKTLLAKAVAGEAGVPFFSMSGSEFVEMFVGVGASRVRDLFSKARKNSPCIIFIDEIDAVGRKRGSGQGGGNDEREQTLNQLLVEMDGFGSEETIIVLAATNRPEILDKALMRPGRFDRQVVVDRPDIKGREAILKVHSRNKRFAPDVDFDVIARKTPGFVGADIANMLNEAAILAARAGRDEINMADLEEASEKVTIGPERKSRMAVQKERIIVAYHEVGHAMTQRLSPHTEPVHKVTIIPRGMAALGYTMTLPTEDRYLKSKNEFLSELVTLLGGRASEEVVFGDITTGASNDIERATAIAHAMVTKYGMSDKFGPIMLDATRDGDMFQQKLYGETTSKEIDDEIRRLVSTAYAKAKEILTENRETLENITQALLRLETITGEELDEMLKGKTVERLEEENRIEQKIADLKEEENKLKEELKQKASQSVLEDEKQD; encoded by the coding sequence ATGAAGAATAGAAAAGATAATGAAAAAATGGCATTGTACAACTTCATTGAACAAGATCCAAAAAAGGATGAGAGTGACGATGATGAAGCTGAGAAAAACAATGATAGAAAAACTCAAGAAGACAAAGAAAAAGAAGAGTTAGAAGAAAGAAAAAGAAAAATTAAAGAAAAATTAAAAGAAGGTATAGATAAAGGAAAACAAGATAAAGATTCAAATGATTCTAGAGAGTTAGGTGGAAAATTTAATTTAAAAGGATTTGTAATGTTATTATTTATTGTAACAATAATATTATCTCTTCCTACAATGTTTTCTAAATCAGATTCAACAAATGTAAAAACAATAAGTTATACTGATTTTTTACAAGATATAAAGGATAATAAACTTGTTAGAGTTGATGAAAGAGAAGGATATATTTATGGTTATACATCAGATAAAGATACTTCAGCTGTAAAAGCTAGAATGATTACAGATAGATTAGGTGGAGATTTACAGTTAGTTGATTTAATTGAGAATAAGAATATTCAAATTGAATCTTTACCACCACAAGAGTTGCCATTCTTACTTAATATGTTAGCATCGTGGTTCCCAATGATATTATTAATCGGAATTTGGATATTTATGCTAAACAAAATGAATAAGGGTAGCGGAGGAGGACCTCAAGTTTTCAATATGGGGAAGTCTAAAGCTAAAGAAAATGGTGAAAATGTATCTCAAGTAACATTTGCTGATGTAGCAGGAATTGATGAGGCAAAAGTAGAGTTAGAAGAGATAGTTCAATTTTTAAAAGAACCTGAAAAGTTTAAAAATTTAGGAGCAAAAATTCCAAAAGGAGTTTTATTACTAGGATCACCTGGAACAGGTAAAACACTTTTAGCTAAGGCTGTTGCAGGAGAAGCAGGAGTTCCTTTCTTCAGTATGTCAGGATCAGAATTTGTGGAAATGTTTGTTGGAGTAGGAGCTTCAAGAGTTAGAGACCTGTTTTCTAAAGCTAGAAAAAACTCTCCTTGTATAATTTTTATAGATGAGATTGATGCTGTAGGAAGAAAAAGAGGTAGCGGACAAGGCGGAGGAAACGACGAAAGAGAGCAAACTCTTAACCAACTTTTAGTTGAAATGGATGGATTTGGAAGTGAAGAAACTATAATTGTTCTAGCTGCAACAAATAGACCAGAAATACTAGATAAGGCTTTAATGAGACCAGGAAGATTTGATAGACAGGTGGTTGTTGATAGACCGGATATAAAAGGTAGAGAAGCAATATTAAAGGTACATTCGAGAAATAAAAGGTTTGCACCAGATGTAGATTTTGATGTAATAGCAAGAAAAACTCCAGGATTCGTAGGAGCAGATATTGCAAATATGTTAAATGAGGCAGCAATTCTAGCTGCAAGAGCTGGTAGAGATGAAATAAACATGGCTGACTTAGAAGAAGCATCAGAAAAAGTTACAATAGGACCAGAAAGAAAATCAAGAATGGCTGTTCAAAAAGAAAGAATAATAGTAGCATATCATGAAGTTGGTCATGCTATGACTCAGAGATTATCACCTCATACAGAACCAGTTCATAAGGTAACGATTATACCAAGAGGAATGGCAGCGCTAGGATATACAATGACACTTCCTACAGAAGATAGATATTTAAAATCAAAAAATGAGTTTTTATCTGAATTAGTAACATTATTAGGAGGAAGAGCATCAGAAGAAGTTGTTTTTGGAGATATTACAACAGGAGCAAGTAATGATATTGAAAGAGCTACAGCAATAGCTCATGCAATGGTAACAAAATATGGAATGAGTGATAAATTTGGTCCAATAATGTTAGATGCAACTAGAGATGGAGATATGTTCCAGCAAAAGCTTTATGGAGAAACTACTTCTAAAGAGATTGATGATGAAATTAGAAGATTAGTATCTACAGCTTATGCTAAAGCAAAGGAAATTTTAACTGAAAATAGAGAAACTCTTGAAAATATAACTCAAGCATTATTAAGATTAGAAACAATAACAGGTGAAGAGCTTGATGAAATGTTAAAAGGAAAAACAGTTGAAAGATTAGAAGAAGAAAATAGAATAGAACAAAAAATTGCAGATTTAAAAGAAGAAGAAAATAAATTAAAAGAAGAATTAAAACAAAAAGCTTCTCAGTCTGTATTAGAAGATGAAAAGCAAGACTAG
- the tilS gene encoding tRNA lysidine(34) synthetase TilS, which yields MLEKILKKIKNEKLIENGDKIILGFSGGPDSVFLLEVLSYAKKYLDFQIVLAHVNHLLRGENSDGDEKFSIDYAEKLNLPIFVKRASIEEISKQENIGLEEAGRKIRYNFFKEISEKTSSNKIAIAHNLDDQIETFLFRLIRGSSLEGLEGIPTRENIIRPINEVYKNDILEFLDENKISYRIDETNYENDFTRNSIRLDLIPWIEKRYNSNFKEKIHNLVTEIREINKILKVDLSKYEEFLDNKWTLNIELIKEEESYIQRKIINEYLKKYKLEGSREKIKNILKIFDTNGSKIIKLEKNFILKKQYKNIWIEKESNKKLENINKVITEKIPFKIIINNWIIETMEDNKSFGKNEFLTNLKIGDTLEIRTRKDGDKIKPLGMQSYKKVKDIFINEKIPKETRGVIPVILKDNEIVWVSGVKKGEDFKGERNKNGIKLIIRRQDEE from the coding sequence ATGTTAGAAAAAATTTTGAAGAAGATAAAAAATGAAAAATTAATTGAAAACGGAGATAAAATAATTCTAGGGTTTTCTGGTGGACCAGATTCGGTATTTTTATTAGAGGTTCTTAGTTATGCTAAAAAATATTTAGATTTTCAGATAGTGTTAGCACATGTAAATCACCTATTAAGAGGTGAAAATTCTGATGGAGATGAAAAATTTAGTATCGATTATGCTGAAAAATTAAATCTACCAATTTTTGTAAAAAGAGCTTCAATAGAAGAAATATCGAAACAAGAAAATATTGGACTAGAAGAAGCTGGAAGAAAAATTAGATATAATTTTTTTAAGGAAATATCGGAAAAAACTTCAAGTAACAAAATAGCTATTGCACATAATCTAGATGATCAAATAGAAACTTTTCTTTTTAGATTAATTAGAGGGTCGTCTTTAGAGGGATTAGAAGGTATTCCTACTAGAGAGAATATAATAAGACCTATAAATGAAGTTTATAAAAATGATATATTAGAATTTTTAGATGAGAATAAAATTAGTTATCGAATAGATGAAACAAATTATGAAAATGATTTTACAAGAAATAGTATAAGATTAGATCTAATACCATGGATAGAGAAAAGATACAATAGCAATTTTAAAGAAAAAATTCATAATTTAGTTACAGAAATTAGAGAAATTAATAAAATTTTAAAAGTTGATTTATCAAAGTATGAAGAGTTTTTGGATAATAAATGGACTTTAAATATAGAATTAATTAAAGAAGAAGAATCTTATATACAAAGAAAAATAATAAACGAGTATTTAAAAAAATATAAATTAGAAGGTTCTAGAGAAAAAATAAAAAATATTCTAAAAATTTTTGATACAAATGGAAGTAAAATAATAAAGTTAGAAAAAAATTTTATTTTAAAAAAACAATATAAAAATATTTGGATAGAGAAGGAAAGTAACAAGAAATTAGAAAATATTAATAAGGTTATTACTGAAAAAATTCCATTTAAAATAATTATTAATAATTGGATAATAGAAACGATGGAAGATAATAAAAGTTTTGGGAAAAATGAATTTTTAACAAATTTAAAAATAGGTGATACTTTAGAGATTAGAACAAGAAAGGACGGGGATAAAATAAAACCTTTAGGAATGCAGTCTTATAAAAAAGTAAAAGACATTTTCATAAACGAAAAAATTCCAAAGGAAACTAGGGGAGTAATACCAGTAATACTAAAAGATAATGAAATAGTTTGGGTTTCAGGAGTAAAAAAAGGTGAAGATTTTAAGGGTGAAAGAAATAAAAACGGAATTAAGCTAATCATAAGGAGGCAAGATGAAGAATAG
- a CDS encoding B12-binding domain-containing radical SAM protein: MDKIVLVGINSQFIHTNLAIRYLKKYVEKYSDLKLDIYESNINNQVQHIITDLFNLKANHYVFSTYIWNKEYIFRIIKELKKIMPNITITLGGPEVSYNAKESLIENKSIDYVLIGEGEKVLLNFLTNKDKNQRGVAYLSNDEFIYLGDEFPIENLDTIPFPYTEKELEENIKILYYESSRGCPFSCSYCLSSIDKGVRYWSLERVKQDLEKFLKSDVELVKFVDRTYNLRKDRYLGIWEYLLENYKDGITFHFEINANIFDEEVVEFLQKVPDGYFQFEIGVQSINKATMDSINRRNLLERLKNNIKAISKNIHLHVDLIAGLPYDTYESFKDSFDYVYDLDAEMIQLGFLKILSGTKIATEIEKYDYKYIEFPPYEILSNCFIKYDELVKLKNIEKMLDYYYNSEKFKNSIKYIIENNYERPFDFFEEVSEYYERTGLLGLGHKIVAIFNYLEKFYEEKNFQGKEIFIEYLKLDYLLLGKPGMYPDWFISNKDKEKYNQIIIEKNFKSSREGYKKTEFEKFSYDVLNNENKSIEILFDYSDKKTKLELF; encoded by the coding sequence ATGGATAAGATAGTTCTAGTAGGTATAAATAGCCAATTTATACACACAAATTTAGCAATAAGATATTTAAAAAAATATGTTGAAAAATATAGCGATTTAAAATTAGATATATATGAGAGTAATATAAATAATCAAGTTCAACATATAATAACAGATCTTTTTAATTTAAAAGCAAATCACTATGTATTTTCAACTTATATTTGGAATAAAGAATATATTTTTAGAATAATAAAAGAATTAAAAAAGATAATGCCAAATATAACAATAACTTTAGGAGGACCTGAGGTTAGTTATAATGCCAAAGAATCATTAATAGAGAATAAATCAATTGATTATGTATTAATTGGAGAGGGAGAAAAAGTATTATTAAATTTCTTGACTAATAAGGATAAAAATCAAAGAGGAGTAGCTTATTTAAGTAATGACGAATTTATTTATTTAGGTGATGAATTTCCAATTGAAAACTTAGATACAATACCTTTTCCATATACAGAAAAAGAGTTAGAAGAAAATATAAAAATACTTTATTATGAATCAAGTAGAGGATGTCCTTTTAGTTGTTCGTATTGTTTATCATCAATAGATAAGGGAGTTAGATATTGGTCTTTAGAAAGAGTTAAGCAGGATTTAGAAAAGTTTTTAAAGTCGGATGTAGAATTAGTTAAATTTGTTGATAGAACTTATAACTTGAGAAAAGATAGATATTTAGGAATTTGGGAATATCTATTAGAAAATTATAAAGATGGAATAACATTTCATTTTGAAATAAATGCTAATATTTTTGATGAAGAAGTTGTTGAATTTCTACAAAAAGTTCCAGATGGATATTTTCAATTTGAAATAGGAGTACAGAGTATCAATAAGGCAACTATGGATAGTATAAATAGAAGAAATTTATTGGAAAGATTAAAAAATAATATTAAGGCAATATCTAAAAATATTCATTTACATGTTGATTTAATAGCGGGATTACCATATGATACATACGAATCATTTAAAGATTCTTTTGATTACGTTTATGATTTAGATGCAGAAATGATTCAATTAGGGTTTTTAAAAATTCTTAGTGGAACAAAGATTGCAACAGAAATAGAAAAATATGATTATAAGTATATAGAATTTCCACCATATGAAATACTTTCAAATTGTTTTATAAAATATGATGAATTAGTAAAACTGAAAAATATAGAAAAGATGTTGGATTATTACTATAATTCAGAAAAGTTTAAAAATTCGATTAAATATATAATTGAAAATAATTATGAAAGACCTTTTGACTTTTTTGAAGAGGTTTCAGAGTATTATGAGAGAACTGGACTATTAGGATTAGGTCATAAAATAGTAGCTATTTTTAATTATTTAGAAAAGTTTTATGAAGAGAAAAATTTTCAAGGAAAAGAGATTTTTATAGAGTATTTAAAGTTAGATTATTTACTTTTAGGAAAACCAGGAATGTATCCAGACTGGTTTATTTCTAATAAAGACAAAGAGAAATATAATCAAATTATTATTGAAAAGAATTTCAAATCTTCAAGAGAAGGATATAAAAAAACTGAGTTTGAAAAATTTTCATATGATGTTTTAAATAATGAAAATAAATCAATTGAAATTTTATTTGACTATTCGGACAAAAAAACAAAATTAGAGTTATTTTGA
- the mltG gene encoding endolytic transglycosylase MltG: protein MKKKILIFLISLIIGILAIFKLYLFEIDNKRDYKVQVNLKPGTSLSSVFNKIGIGNSIFFKLFLKYEKDSGKNIKAGYYEFNGNYSYRDILEMMENGKVKYTIITIPEGYSIKEIGKLLQNRGIGTEEGLKKALANIKNFPYLTPNGNFEGYLYPETYYLSVDTNENELVKAMLGEFLKKFPADQYPDKKKFYEQLIMASIIEREAQLKDEKPLMSSVFYNRLKKGMNLGSDATVNYIYDYGKRRMYYKDLKIDSPYNTYMYKGLPPGPISNPDYNSVMAALNPAQTDYLFFVVTSTGKHTFTKTYKEHLEVQKKSKK, encoded by the coding sequence ATGAAAAAAAAGATTCTAATATTCTTAATTAGTTTAATAATTGGAATTTTAGCTATTTTTAAATTATATTTATTTGAGATAGATAATAAAAGAGATTATAAAGTTCAAGTGAATTTAAAGCCTGGAACAAGTTTAAGTAGTGTTTTTAATAAAATTGGAATAGGGAATTCGATTTTTTTTAAACTATTTTTAAAGTATGAAAAAGATTCAGGAAAAAATATAAAAGCTGGGTATTATGAATTTAATGGAAACTATTCATATAGAGATATACTTGAAATGATGGAAAATGGAAAAGTTAAATATACAATAATTACAATTCCAGAAGGATATTCAATTAAAGAGATTGGAAAGCTGCTTCAGAATAGAGGAATAGGAACAGAAGAGGGATTAAAAAAAGCTTTAGCAAATATAAAAAATTTTCCTTATTTAACTCCAAATGGAAATTTTGAAGGATATTTATATCCAGAGACTTATTATTTATCTGTTGATACAAATGAAAATGAATTAGTTAAAGCTATGTTGGGAGAATTTTTAAAAAAGTTTCCAGCAGATCAATATCCAGATAAAAAGAAATTTTATGAGCAACTTATTATGGCTTCAATAATTGAAAGAGAAGCACAATTGAAAGATGAAAAACCATTGATGTCGTCAGTTTTTTATAATCGTTTAAAAAAGGGAATGAATTTGGGATCAGATGCAACAGTAAATTATATATATGACTATGGAAAAAGAAGAATGTATTATAAGGATTTAAAAATAGATTCACCATATAATACATATATGTATAAAGGATTGCCACCTGGGCCAATATCAAATCCAGATTATAATTCTGTTATGGCAGCACTAAATCCTGCTCAAACAGATTATTTATTTTTTGTTGTAACAAGTACAGGAAAGCATACATTTACTAAAACTTATAAGGAGCACTTAGAAGTTCAGAAAAAAAGTAAGAAGTAA
- a CDS encoding DEAD/DEAH box helicase has translation MEKILTFRDLGLTEKTLKPLEKKGFEQPSPIQALTIPALLNGDKDIIGQAQTGTGKTAAFSLPILEKIEKSTGHVQAIILAPTRELAVQVAEEMNSLSHGRKLKIIPVYGGQSLEQQKRQLNRGVDIVVGTPGRVMDLMNRQVLKLNNIDYFILDEADEMLNMGFVEDIEQILTQTNEEKRMLFFSATMPPEILKIAKSHMRDHEVLAVKKKELTTNLTEQIYFEVKERDKFEALCRIVDIELDFYGIVFCRTKNDVNELVGKLQDRGYDVEGLHGDISQNHREVTLRRFKNKNLNILIATDVAARGIDVNDLSHVINYAIPQEAESYVHRIGRTGRAGKQGTAITFITPSEYRKLLQIQRITKTEIKKEQVPGVKDVILAKKTRLFDSVKDIITNGDAEAYYDMAKELLSQEATPIEVIAAILKNCYDEELEETNYSDIESVSIEKTGKTRLFIALGKKDKMTPRKLVDLISKKAKVHESKLKGVEVYENFSFVSVPFVEAETIIDVFQRDRKGRKPLIEKAKQSRK, from the coding sequence ATGGAAAAAATATTAACGTTTAGAGATTTAGGTTTAACTGAAAAAACTTTAAAGCCTCTAGAAAAAAAAGGTTTTGAACAGCCAAGTCCAATACAGGCTTTAACTATACCAGCATTATTAAATGGAGACAAGGATATAATCGGTCAAGCACAGACAGGAACAGGAAAAACAGCTGCATTCTCTCTACCAATACTTGAGAAGATTGAGAAAAGCACTGGACATGTTCAAGCAATAATTTTAGCTCCTACAAGAGAACTAGCAGTTCAAGTAGCAGAAGAAATGAACTCATTATCTCATGGAAGAAAATTAAAGATAATTCCTGTTTATGGAGGACAATCTTTAGAGCAACAAAAAAGACAACTAAATAGAGGTGTTGATATAGTTGTTGGAACTCCAGGAAGAGTAATGGATTTAATGAACAGACAAGTTTTAAAATTAAATAACATTGATTACTTCATTTTAGATGAAGCTGATGAAATGTTAAACATGGGATTTGTTGAAGATATCGAGCAAATCTTAACACAAACTAACGAAGAGAAAAGAATGTTATTCTTCTCTGCTACAATGCCACCTGAGATTTTAAAAATAGCAAAATCTCACATGAGAGATCATGAAGTATTAGCAGTAAAAAAGAAAGAATTAACAACTAACTTAACTGAGCAAATTTACTTTGAGGTAAAAGAGAGAGATAAATTTGAGGCACTATGTAGAATAGTGGACATCGAGTTAGATTTCTATGGTATTGTTTTCTGTAGAACTAAAAATGATGTTAATGAACTTGTAGGGAAATTACAAGACAGAGGATATGATGTTGAAGGATTACACGGAGATATCAGCCAAAATCATAGAGAGGTTACTTTAAGAAGATTTAAAAATAAAAACTTAAATATTCTTATTGCAACAGACGTAGCAGCAAGAGGAATTGACGTTAACGATCTTTCTCATGTTATAAACTATGCAATTCCACAAGAAGCTGAAAGCTATGTTCACAGAATCGGAAGAACTGGAAGAGCTGGAAAGCAAGGAACAGCAATAACATTTATAACTCCATCAGAGTATAGAAAGTTATTACAAATTCAAAGAATTACAAAAACTGAGATAAAGAAAGAGCAAGTTCCTGGAGTAAAGGATGTTATCTTAGCAAAGAAAACAAGATTATTTGATAGCGTTAAAGATATAATAACAAATGGAGATGCTGAGGCATACTACGATATGGCTAAAGAATTATTAAGTCAAGAAGCTACTCCAATAGAAGTTATTGCAGCTATATTAAAGAACTGTTATGATGAAGAGTTAGAAGAGACAAACTATTCAGATATTGAAAGTGTATCAATAGAAAAAACAGGAAAAACAAGATTATTTATAGCTCTTGGAAAGAAAGATAAAATGACTCCTAGAAAATTAGTAGATTTAATCTCTAAAAAGGCTAAAGTTCATGAATCTAAATTAAAAGGTGTAGAGGTTTATGAAAACTTCTCATTTGTATCAGTTCCTTTTGTAGAAGCTGAGACAATAATTGATGTTTTCCAAAGAGATAGAAAAGGTAGAAAACCTTTAATAGAAAAAGCAAAACAATCAAGAAAATAA
- a CDS encoding PG0541 family transporter-associated protein has product MVIDRKNAKRMVIYINDSQKSNLQNFLHSIGFHYYTIQSKLEGSWEYGIRHFNNHVWPGSEAVFHLILSGSKVDLLLKKLKSFRMELPDNVVMAILVCPLDDFIYNMMTVEIEPDSSTEKVSWLKDDE; this is encoded by the coding sequence ATGGTTATTGATAGAAAAAATGCAAAACGAATGGTTATATACATAAACGATTCTCAAAAAAGTAACTTACAAAATTTTTTACACTCAATTGGTTTTCATTATTATACTATTCAATCAAAATTAGAAGGTAGTTGGGAATATGGAATTAGACATTTTAATAATCATGTTTGGCCAGGATCTGAAGCTGTTTTTCACCTTATTCTCTCTGGATCTAAAGTTGATTTACTTTTAAAAAAATTAAAAAGTTTTAGAATGGAGCTTCCTGACAATGTTGTTATGGCTATACTTGTTTGTCCTTTAGATGATTTTATATATAATATGATGACCGTAGAGATTGAACCTGATAGCTCTACTGAAAAAGTAAGTTGGTTAAAAGATGATGAATAA
- a CDS encoding FeoB-associated Cys-rich membrane protein, which produces MKTLILFIIVFLIAVIALKSIYKMLKGESGCSCSKEKGKNCSFKDKCKH; this is translated from the coding sequence ATGAAAACGCTAATTTTATTTATAATTGTTTTCTTAATTGCAGTAATTGCTTTAAAAAGTATTTATAAAATGCTTAAAGGTGAAAGTGGTTGTAGCTGTTCAAAAGAAAAAGGAAAAAATTGTAGTTTTAAAGATAAATGTAAACATTAA
- the feoB gene encoding ferrous iron transport protein B yields the protein MIKIAFTGNPNVGKSALINAIAGSNLKVGNWAGVTVEKKEAEFEYKGEKIQCIDLPGVYSLSPYTLEETITRDFIINEKPDVIINIVDSTNLERNLYLTMLLKELEKPMIMALNFYDEFEKLNYKLDMKKFTDMIEMDVVMTSAVKRTGIQELLDKALLIAKSNEKDKKYTLLFDQCLQNAIEEIKCKINCDERLVTASEKFGMDFLAIKLLEQDKHLLEILKSEYKYEIDASILATTNQLEEDHDEDIETIFAEGRYGTVKGILAKTFTTSIKSRLDFTDKVDRVLLNKYLGLPIFFLIIVGLMGTVFNGSAPLIDWVDGFVNNYIGKYVAMLIDENTPNWLASLVMDGILGGVGGVVVFVPLMLYLYFFLALLEESGYMSRVAFLMDKIMTKLGLNGKAFVPMVLGFGCTVPAIYATRTLEDESSRRLTAAMAPFMSCGARLPVYGLFTAAFFGAKAGMVVMSLYVLGIVVAILTGLILKNFDMFKAEGRALLIELPPYRVPSLRVIVKSTLTRTGSYLKKATTIIMGMLMILWALTYFPNNGDTANSYMAKFGKTFQGVLKPTGFADRWETVAAIPPSLAAKEIVVGFMAQVLVGDENAQEIEEATQETGFIQDTAEQLMGLGVAIKDSIVAVVSFDVKGLFTVPDAEEIEEEGSGVVSATKMLWTDELAPLRAYSFMVFILLVVPCVVTLGAIKQEFGYKFTGFIIGMLLVIPYVVSTLIFQVGKLFF from the coding sequence ATGATAAAAATAGCATTTACAGGGAATCCAAACGTTGGTAAATCAGCATTAATAAATGCCATAGCAGGTTCGAATTTAAAAGTTGGAAACTGGGCTGGAGTAACAGTTGAAAAAAAAGAGGCAGAGTTTGAATATAAAGGTGAAAAGATTCAGTGTATAGATTTACCTGGAGTATATAGTTTAAGTCCTTATACACTGGAAGAAACTATAACAAGAGATTTTATAATAAATGAAAAGCCTGATGTAATAATAAATATAGTAGATTCGACAAATTTAGAAAGAAATTTATATTTAACAATGCTTTTGAAAGAGTTAGAAAAACCTATGATAATGGCGCTTAATTTTTATGATGAATTTGAAAAGTTAAATTATAAATTAGATATGAAAAAGTTTACTGATATGATTGAAATGGATGTTGTTATGACGTCAGCAGTAAAAAGAACGGGAATTCAAGAGCTATTAGATAAAGCTCTACTAATTGCCAAATCAAATGAAAAAGATAAAAAATATACTTTATTATTTGATCAATGTTTACAAAATGCAATTGAAGAGATAAAGTGTAAAATAAATTGTGATGAAAGACTAGTTACAGCATCTGAAAAATTTGGTATGGATTTTTTAGCAATAAAATTATTAGAGCAAGATAAACATTTATTGGAAATTTTAAAATCTGAATATAAATATGAAATAGATGCAAGTATATTAGCTACAACAAATCAATTGGAAGAAGATCATGATGAAGATATAGAAACTATATTTGCAGAAGGAAGGTATGGAACGGTTAAAGGTATATTAGCAAAAACTTTTACAACTTCAATAAAATCAAGACTTGATTTTACTGATAAAGTAGATAGAGTATTATTAAATAAATACTTAGGATTACCGATTTTCTTTTTAATAATAGTTGGTTTAATGGGAACTGTATTCAATGGTTCAGCCCCTTTAATAGATTGGGTAGATGGATTTGTAAATAATTATATAGGAAAATATGTTGCTATGCTAATTGATGAGAATACACCAAATTGGTTAGCTTCTTTAGTTATGGATGGAATTTTAGGAGGAGTAGGAGGAGTTGTTGTATTTGTCCCTCTTATGTTGTATCTATACTTTTTCTTAGCACTTTTAGAAGAAAGTGGATATATGTCTAGAGTTGCTTTCTTAATGGATAAAATAATGACAAAGTTAGGGTTAAATGGAAAGGCTTTTGTTCCAATGGTTTTAGGATTTGGATGTACAGTTCCAGCTATTTATGCAACAAGAACTTTAGAAGATGAATCATCAAGAAGGTTAACTGCGGCAATGGCTCCATTCATGTCTTGTGGTGCGAGATTACCTGTATATGGTTTGTTTACGGCAGCTTTCTTTGGTGCTAAAGCAGGAATGGTAGTTATGTCTCTATATGTTTTAGGAATAGTTGTAGCTATTTTAACAGGGTTAATCTTAAAGAACTTTGATATGTTTAAAGCTGAAGGAAGAGCTTTATTAATAGAGTTACCACCGTATAGAGTTCCAAGTTTAAGAGTTATAGTAAAATCAACTTTAACAAGAACAGGATCTTATTTGAAAAAAGCAACAACAATCATAATGGGAATGTTGATGATTTTATGGGCATTGACATATTTTCCTAATAATGGAGACACAGCAAATTCGTATATGGCTAAATTTGGTAAAACTTTCCAAGGTGTACTTAAACCTACAGGTTTTGCAGATAGATGGGAAACTGTAGCAGCGATACCTCCTAGTTTAGCAGCAAAGGAAATTGTTGTAGGGTTTATGGCACAAGTTTTAGTTGGAGATGAAAATGCTCAGGAAATAGAAGAAGCAACACAGGAAACAGGGTTTATACAAGATACAGCAGAACAATTAATGGGATTAGGAGTAGCAATAAAAGACTCTATTGTAGCAGTTGTTAGTTTTGATGTAAAAGGATTATTTACAGTTCCAGATGCAGAAGAGATAGAAGAAGAAGGTAGCGGAGTTGTTTCAGCTACAAAAATGCTTTGGACAGATGAGTTAGCACCATTGAGAGCTTATTCGTTCATGGTATTTATTTTGTTAGTAGTTCCTTGTGTAGTAACTTTAGGAGCTATAAAACAAGAGTTTGGATATAAGTTTACAGGATTTATAATAGGGATGTTATTAGTAATTCCTTATGTTGTATCAACTCTTATATTCCAAGTTGGAAAATTATTTTTTTAA
- a CDS encoding FeoA family protein produces the protein MKLTELKRGEKARIIKIGKIGELKKRLVDMGVTAGEIIKLERNAPLGDPQEFIVKSTNIAIRKQDAQNIEIEIDG, from the coding sequence ATGAAATTAACAGAATTAAAAAGAGGAGAAAAAGCTAGAATTATTAAAATTGGAAAAATTGGAGAACTAAAAAAAAGATTAGTTGACATGGGAGTAACTGCAGGAGAAATCATAAAACTTGAAAGAAATGCACCATTAGGAGACCCGCAAGAGTTTATTGTAAAATCAACAAATATTGCTATAAGAAAGCAAGATGCACAAAATATAGAAATTGAAATAGATGGATAG